The nucleotide window CGAACGAGTCGGGGCGCGACGAGATCTACGTGCGGCCATTCCCGGGCCCCGAACCGAAACACCAGGTCTCGTTCGGCGGCGGCACGCACCCGAAATGGACGCGCGGCGGGCGCGAAATCGTCTACCGCGCGCCGGGGCCGCCTCCCGCCGTGATGGCCGTCTCCGTCGCGCTCGGCGCCGGATTCCGCGCGGGCCCGCCGCGAAGGCTCTTCGACGACACCTACCGGAAAACGGAGAGCCTCGAATTCCCGACCTACGACGTCTCCCCCGACGGCGAGCGGTTTCTGATGATCGAGGAACCGCCCTCCGCCGCGCCGCCGACGCAGATCGTCGTCGTTCCGAACGTCCTCGACTTGATCAAGTCGAGGACGCGCGGCGCGAAACGATAACGGCGCGCGGGGCGCAGGGGAACGTGCGAGGTCGATCGGATCTCCGCCGATGATCGCCCGGCCTTCGGGAACGGAATGCGCGCACCGGAGGCCGACGCGCCGTTCCCCCTTTGTCTCTGCGCCGCAACGGCCATCGTCAGATTGCGCCTTCGACCCCGTTGCGCCGTCGGGACCGGCGCCATAGGCTTCATTCGCTTTCATCCAGCCGGGCTCGATCCGGCTGTGCCCGCGGGCCACGGTCCGCGGGCTTTTCGTTTTTCGGGGGAGGGGGGATGCGCGTAGCGGCGTTCGTCGATGGTCTCAACGTGTAACACGCGATCAATGACCTCGGTCGAGCTCATCTGAAGTGGCTCGACGTCCGGAAGCTGTGCGCGGTCTTCGCGCCCGGCGACAATCTGGCGGCGGTCTACTACTTCTCGGCGTTCGCGACGTGGCTGCCCGGATCCTGCGCCCGTCACCGCGCACTCGTCGCCGCCCTGGAGGCGACCGGCGTTCGCGCCATTCTCGGCCGGTTCAAGAAGAAGTCCGCGGGTTGCCGCAGATGCGGCGCGGCGTGGGTCTCGCACGAAGAGAAAGAGACCGACGTCAACATCGCGCTGCAGTTGGTTCTGCGCGGGCTCGATGGCGAGTTCGAGCGCGCGCTGCTCGTTTCCGGAGACTCGGACTTAGCGCCGGCGGTCCGGGAACTGACGGCGCGGCGTCGAGACGTCGACGTGCGGATCATCCTGCCGCGCCACGGCCAGCGGAGCGACGAGCTTGTTCAAGCGGCCGGGGGACTCCACTGCCGTCGGGAAATCAAGCTGCTGCATTGGGAGCGCTGCCGCCTTCCCGACGAGGTCTTCGACGGCGCCGGCCGCTTGGTCGCCGTTTGCCCTCCCGAATACAGAGTCGGGCTGGCCCGCTCCGGCGTTCTCGCGCCTCCGTCGTGAACCCCGGCGGCCTCCCCGGTCGGCGCCCTCGAGGCGGGGGCGGCGCGGGGGCGCGGCGCGTCGCCTATACTCGTGCCTCGGCCGCGTCGTCGCGGAGCGGGGGCACGAGGTGGACAGCCGCAGAGTGCAGGTGGGCGAGACCGCCGTGGACATCGTCGGGGGCTCCATCACGGAGCTGCCCGAGCGCTTCGATTTCCTCGTCAGTTCGGACGACAACTATCTCTCGCACGGCGGCGGCGTCTCGGAGGCGATCTGGGCGGCCGCCGGACCGGAGCTCGCCGCGTACGTCGCCGCGAACCGCGTCCCGCTGCGCCTCGGCTCGGTGTTCGCGACGCCGGCGGGCCGGCTCGACGCCGGCGGCGTCCTGCACGCCGTCACGATCGACTTCGACGCGAACCGGACGCTCGCCGGGGGCGGCGCCCGCGCGCTGTACGCGGCGGTGTTCGACGCCGCGCTCAAGGCGCGCGCGCGGTCGATCGCGCTGCCGCTGCTCGGGGCGCGTTCCGCGCGCCTCTCGGTGTCCGACTCGGTGGCCGCGTTCCTTCAGGCGGTCGAGGCCCGCGCCGACGAATGGCCGGCGCTTGTCCGCATCGCGCTCGTGTTGTACGGCGGCGACTTCGCCGCCCACGCGACGTGGCTGGAGGACGGCCTGCGGCGGGTCGAGACGCTCGACGGCTTGGGCGCGCGGGCGAAGCGGCTCGGCGCGGTCGAACTCGACGACGGGCCGCGGGCCGCCGCGTCGGACGTCTCGCCGCTCGAACGCGCGATTCGGCTTCTGCTCGCCGCGCTCAAGCTGCTCTACGTCGCCGGGGTCGGCGCGGACGCGGCGCGGGTCGCGCCGGGCGATACGCCGGCCGGACTGCTCGACGTGGCGCGGCGCCGCTTCGGCGGCGAAGAGCGCCGCGCGCTGGCCCGCTTCGAGCCGCTGATCCGGAACGCGATCGCGGCCGGCAACCGCGCCAGCCACGCCATGCTCTCGGGCGTCGCCGACCGGCGGCTCGCGCTCGCCGAGATCAAGTCGGGGATCGTGGCCGCGTTGGAGTTCGTCGAAGGACTCGGCGACGCGCAGCCCGTCGCCGCGCGCCCCGCGGCGGGCGAGCCCGGCGCGGCGAGCGCGGCGAAGGCGGCGGCCCCGAGGCCTGAAGCCGCGTCGGCGGAACCGCTTGCCTTCGAGCCGGCGGAGACGCGCCGCAGCGCGCCGGCGGAACCGCTTGGCTTCGCGCCGGCGGAGATGCGTCCCTGCGCGTCGGCGGAACCGCTTGCCTTCGCGCCGGCGGAGACCGTCGCCGCTGCGCCGACGGATGCGCCCGGCGCCGCGCACGTGCGGCGCCTCCACGACCTCTTCCTGCGGACGCTCGGCGCCGAGGACCGCGCGGCGCTGGTGCAGGACCTGCGCGCCGAAGGGTATCGGGGAGGCGACGAAGACTGCCTCCTCGAGTGCTGCGTGCGGCGCGATCCGGCGGAACTGCTGCGGTCCTGGCTGACGCCGCGCCAACTGCGCAAGGCGATCGAGGACCTCAACGGCGAGGCGCGGCCCGAATCGTCGGTCGGGCTTGTCGAACAGTTGTTGGAACGACTCGGGTTCCCCGGCGCCCAGCGGCCGCTGACGCTCGACCGGATCGTGGCCGGCGTCAAGCGCGCCCAAGCGGAGGTGTCCTGCACGGACGACCTCGCCAGGTTGCGCGGTTTGGTGACGAACGTCGGCGCCCAGCTCGAGTTCGCGTGCCGCGTCCTCGCGACCTTCCTCTGCCGCCGCGTGTTCAACGAGCCGGCGGAGACGCGGCTGCTGCAGCTCGGCGTGATCAAGCGCGCCGCCGAACTGCGGACGATGTCGCTCGGGCGCTGGCTCGACGCGCTCGACGCCCTCTCCAAGGACCTTCAGGCGGCGACGGGGGGCGCGGCGGAGGAGTTTCGCCGTCAGGTTCCCGACTGCGCGCTCGCGCCGCGGGACATGGGCGGCCTCGCCGGCGGCCGCAACGAGTTCGTGCACTACCGGGACTGGGCGCAGGCCGAATCGCCGACCAAGGCGCGCCGGAAGGCGGCGGCGTTCTTCGAGCGGACGCTCCAACTGCTCGAGCACTGGATGGCCCCCGAACGCTCGCTCTTCCCCGTCATGATCACGGTGGAGGAGATCCGGTTCGATCGTTGGGGGCGTCGGATCGCGATCGCGAAGACGCCGGCCGGCTGCGACGAGCGGATCTTCAGCGACCTCCCGCTGCGCCCCGGCGAGGTCTACCTCATGCACGCGACGACGAACCCGTTCCGCATCGACCCGATCCTCGTGCCGGCGGGGGATCTCGGCGGGGGCGTCTGAGGCGCGTCAGCGGCCGCGTCGTCGGTCGTCCTCTCCCCGAACCGCGACGAGGCGGTTCGGGGAGACGATGCGATGATCCAGCAGGCGCTCGATGCGCTCGAACTCGGCGCGCCCACGACGCGCGGCCACTTGACGATGATTCCGCTGCTCGAGTCCCGCGGCGCGGAACCGTTCTACGCCACCCTCGACGAGGCGCTCGAAACCGGCGCCTTCCGCGTCACCGAAGTGTCGGAGGGCGGGTCGGTCCCCGACCTGCTCGCGACGAACGAGCTCGACCGCCCGGTGCTGATCGTCCACGGCGAGCAGTTGGTCGGCGCCAAGCAGAACCGGATCGTCAACCTCACGATCCTCGTGCCGCCGTCCAGCTCGCTGAAGATCCCCGTCTCGTGCGTCGAGCAGGGGCGTTGGGACTACCGCAGCCCGGAGTTCAAGTCCTCGGAGCATCCGCTGAACTACGCCTCCCGCGCCCGCGCGGCGGCGGAGGTCAGCGAGCGGATGTCGCGGCACGAGGCGCCGCGGGCGGACCAGCTCCGCGTCTGGGAGATGGTGGACCGCCGCCTCCGCGAACTCGGCGTGCGCTCCGAGACCGGAGCGGTCGAGGACGCGTACGAGGCGCGGCGCGCGCAGCTCGACGCGACGGCGGACATGGCGCCGGCGCCGAACCAGGTCGGCGCGGTGTTCCTGATCCGCGGCCATGTCGCCGGCCTCGAGCTGTTCGACGCGCCGCGCACGCTCGCCGGCATGCTGCGCAAGATCGCCAACAGCTACGCCCTGGACGCCCTCGACGCGCGGTCTTCGGCGCCCCCGACGAGATCGCCGGAAGAGGCCGCGCGGGCGCTGCTCGGCCGGGTCCGCGAGGCGAAGGTCGCGACGATCCCGAGCGTCGGTCTCGGCGTCGCCGTCCGGATCACGGGCCGCGGCACCGCCGGCGGCGGGCTCGCGCTGAACGACGCGCTGGTGCATCTCGCGGCGTTCCGGCTCCCCGCCGAGACGAGCGCCCCCACGTTCCGCCCGCACCACTCCCGCGGCGCCTTCGGCGGCGACCGCTGAACCTTCCCGCGGGGAGGCGCCGGCGGCCGGGCGGCGCCTCCCGCGGAGAGCGGCACGATATGTGCCGCCTTGCCCCTCACCATGGGAGCGTGCCAAGGAGATCGCCGATGTACGGATTTGCGCCGGCGCGTCCCGGCAGCCCGGTTCACGGCGCGGCGGCGCCGCGGACCGGCGCGCGGGACGTCGCGGACTGGGTCGGATACATGAAGGGCCGCGGCGTCGTCCGCGTCTGCTCGCTGCTCCCGCCGCGCGAGCTCGCGGAGTTTCCGCAGGGGCTCGTCCCGCTCTACGGGCGCGCGTTCGGCGCGGCGAACGTCCTTTCCGCGCACCTCGAGGACTCCCTCGACATCGGCGACGAGCTGTTCGGCCGGATCCTGCCGTTCCTCGCCGCCTCCGACGCGCCGACGGTCGTCCACTGCCGCGCGGGGCTCGTGCGGACCGGCGTCGTGCTCGCGTCGTGGCTCGCCTACCGCCACGGCCTGAGCCCGGAGCGCGCGATCGCCGCCGCGGAGCGGGGCGGACGGGAGCCGCGCTCGATGGCCGACGACGATTGGTCCTCGGCGCGGCTGCGCGGCCTGCTCCGCGA belongs to bacterium and includes:
- a CDS encoding NYN domain-containing protein → MCAVFAPGDNLAAVYYFSAFATWLPGSCARHRALVAALEATGVRAILGRFKKKSAGCRRCGAAWVSHEEKETDVNIALQLVLRGLDGEFERALLVSGDSDLAPAVRELTARRRDVDVRIILPRHGQRSDELVQAAGGLHCRREIKLLHWERCRLPDEVFDGAGRLVAVCPPEYRVGLARSGVLAPPS
- a CDS encoding macro domain-containing protein, with product MDSRRVQVGETAVDIVGGSITELPERFDFLVSSDDNYLSHGGGVSEAIWAAAGPELAAYVAANRVPLRLGSVFATPAGRLDAGGVLHAVTIDFDANRTLAGGGARALYAAVFDAALKARARSIALPLLGARSARLSVSDSVAAFLQAVEARADEWPALVRIALVLYGGDFAAHATWLEDGLRRVETLDGLGARAKRLGAVELDDGPRAAASDVSPLERAIRLLLAALKLLYVAGVGADAARVAPGDTPAGLLDVARRRFGGEERRALARFEPLIRNAIAAGNRASHAMLSGVADRRLALAEIKSGIVAALEFVEGLGDAQPVAARPAAGEPGAASAAKAAAPRPEAASAEPLAFEPAETRRSAPAEPLGFAPAEMRPCASAEPLAFAPAETVAAAPTDAPGAAHVRRLHDLFLRTLGAEDRAALVQDLRAEGYRGGDEDCLLECCVRRDPAELLRSWLTPRQLRKAIEDLNGEARPESSVGLVEQLLERLGFPGAQRPLTLDRIVAGVKRAQAEVSCTDDLARLRGLVTNVGAQLEFACRVLATFLCRRVFNEPAETRLLQLGVIKRAAELRTMSLGRWLDALDALSKDLQAATGGAAEEFRRQVPDCALAPRDMGGLAGGRNEFVHYRDWAQAESPTKARRKAAAFFERTLQLLEHWMAPERSLFPVMITVEEIRFDRWGRRIAIAKTPAGCDERIFSDLPLRPGEVYLMHATTNPFRIDPILVPAGDLGGGV
- a CDS encoding protein phosphatase; this encodes MYGFAPARPGSPVHGAAAPRTGARDVADWVGYMKGRGVVRVCSLLPPRELAEFPQGLVPLYGRAFGAANVLSAHLEDSLDIGDELFGRILPFLAASDAPTVVHCRAGLVRTGVVLASWLAYRHGLSPERAIAAAERGGREPRSMADDDWSSARLRGLLREARRLGEEARQ